In the genome of Gordonia rubripertincta, one region contains:
- the allB gene encoding allantoinase AllB encodes MTSDTGAPTPTSADAATPTSADSAGAPAAPFDLVVRGEQTLTTAGIVAREIGIRDGRVVAIEPLGSGLVGTEVIELADDQVMIPGLVDTHVHVNEPGRTEWEGFDSATRAAAAGGVTTLIDMPLNSIPPTVNVDALAEKRAAAQGKTHIDVGFWGGAIPGNEDDLRGLHDAGVFGFKCFLLHSGVDEFPHLTADEMEADMAKLAEFDSLMIVHAEDSRAIDHAPSPEGDEYARFLASRPRGAENLAIAEVIERARWTGVRAHVLHLSSSDALPMLASAKKDGVKITVETCPHYLTLLAEEVPNGATAFKCCPPIREAGNRELLWEGLLDGTIDCIVSDHSPSTIDLKDPENGDFGVAWGGVASLQLGLSLIWSEAKKRGIGLPQVIEWMAAKPAELAGLPAKGRIALGCDADFAIFEPESAQIVDVNRLHHKNAISPYDGRALAGVVKGTWVRGQKVDFETARGRMLRRGDV; translated from the coding sequence ATGACCTCAGACACCGGTGCCCCGACCCCTACCTCCGCCGATGCCGCGACCCCTACCTCCGCCGATTCCGCGGGCGCGCCCGCTGCGCCGTTCGACCTGGTCGTGCGTGGTGAACAAACCTTGACGACCGCCGGCATCGTGGCGCGCGAGATCGGCATCCGCGACGGCCGCGTGGTCGCGATCGAACCGCTCGGCAGCGGGCTCGTCGGCACCGAGGTCATCGAGCTCGCCGACGACCAGGTGATGATCCCCGGTCTGGTGGACACCCACGTCCACGTCAACGAGCCGGGCCGCACCGAATGGGAGGGTTTCGACTCGGCCACCCGAGCGGCCGCCGCCGGTGGCGTCACCACGCTCATCGACATGCCGCTCAACTCGATCCCACCGACCGTCAACGTCGACGCCCTGGCCGAGAAGCGTGCCGCCGCGCAGGGCAAGACGCACATCGACGTCGGCTTCTGGGGCGGCGCCATCCCCGGCAACGAGGACGACCTGCGCGGCCTGCACGACGCTGGCGTATTCGGTTTCAAATGCTTCCTGCTGCATTCGGGGGTCGACGAGTTCCCGCATCTCACGGCCGACGAGATGGAAGCCGACATGGCCAAGCTCGCCGAGTTCGACTCGCTGATGATCGTCCACGCCGAGGACTCCCGCGCCATCGACCACGCGCCGTCCCCCGAGGGTGACGAGTACGCCCGCTTCCTCGCCTCGCGCCCACGCGGTGCCGAGAACCTGGCGATCGCCGAGGTCATCGAGCGCGCACGCTGGACCGGAGTCCGCGCCCACGTGCTGCACCTGTCGTCGTCGGATGCCCTGCCGATGCTCGCCAGCGCGAAGAAGGACGGGGTGAAGATCACGGTCGAGACCTGCCCGCACTACCTCACCCTGCTGGCCGAAGAGGTCCCCAACGGCGCAACCGCCTTCAAGTGCTGCCCGCCCATCCGCGAGGCCGGCAACCGTGAGTTGCTGTGGGAGGGACTGCTCGACGGCACGATCGACTGCATCGTCTCCGACCACTCCCCCTCGACCATCGACCTCAAGGACCCCGAGAACGGGGACTTCGGCGTCGCCTGGGGCGGAGTCGCCTCGCTACAGCTCGGACTGTCGCTCATCTGGTCGGAGGCGAAGAAGCGCGGCATCGGCCTGCCACAGGTCATCGAGTGGATGGCGGCGAAGCCCGCCGAACTCGCCGGCCTGCCGGCCAAGGGCCGCATCGCCCTCGGTTGCGACGCCGACTTCGCCATCTTCGAACCGGAGTCCGCGCAGATCGTCGACGTCAACCGACTGCACCACAAGAACGCGATCAGCCCGTACGACGGCCGCGCCCTCGCCGGCGTCGTCAAGGGCACCTGGGTTCGCGGGCAGAAGGTGGACTTCGAGACCGCCCGCGGCCGGATGCTGCGCCGCGGCGACGTCTGA
- a CDS encoding helicase-associated domain-containing protein — protein sequence MSSDDQHAGLAQELAARSDDELTELLVERPDLASPTPQGTRVLAQRALSAASLALAGEDLDVLSVAVLEQAIALGSRTATKTKRPSETKIVQSLAGRAAAADVRARIDLLRRRAILWGNKSSLCSGEHVDSAMPWRSPHLTGPLAGRSGEEIAAMVAALDERPKELLETLARGPALGRSRDADPDADPSTPVAQLISSGLLARVDNQTVELPPMVGAVIRDEPAWRTDDLTPPPLHEAGLKPRFPAKAVDAAAGGEALELIRHLTSLINILGATPATVLRSGALGVRELRRLSKLSGIETQRVAFLIELAGYLRIIDAGFPEPPPPNDSGEQSFAPTSTADTWLHQPRERQWLSLADAWLHMPRRAWQVGDPDRDGNAMATLSAELHDAYAPIQRQLILSTLAHADPAVAVTPDAVLANLHWHRPRQIRRFSKRLVAETLREAREIGLVAHDALTTVGRAYTVEPPADADPADADAAVLAAMRAVLPEPVDHFLTQADLTLTVPGPMTPELAEQVELVADLESGGAASVYRITPESVRRALDAGRSSNELLSMFTTHSRTPVPQSLSYLIEDVARKHGQLRVGVASAFIRCEDPTVLAAVLRSPAAEPLALRALAPTVAISPSEVREVIDQLRAAGFAPAGEDSTGAVVDLRERGSRVTVSRARRQAQPRRSAPSEDQLRSVVGRIRSTDRAAAATPVRTTSTSTTPVRATGSGESATALIQLALRANRRLRVGYVDAQGSASRHVVTPKVLGAGQLVAVEEGSDTEQRFSLHRLTSVELLDA from the coding sequence ATGAGTTCGGATGACCAGCACGCCGGCCTGGCCCAGGAGTTGGCCGCGCGTTCCGACGACGAGCTCACCGAGCTGCTGGTCGAACGCCCCGACCTCGCCTCCCCCACCCCTCAGGGCACCCGGGTGCTGGCGCAGCGCGCGCTGTCCGCGGCGTCGTTGGCGCTGGCCGGTGAGGATCTCGACGTCTTGTCGGTCGCCGTCCTGGAGCAGGCCATCGCTCTGGGGAGCCGCACGGCCACGAAGACCAAGCGCCCGTCGGAGACCAAGATCGTCCAGTCACTGGCCGGGCGGGCCGCCGCCGCGGACGTCCGCGCCCGCATCGATCTCCTTCGACGCCGCGCGATCCTGTGGGGCAACAAGTCCTCCCTCTGCTCCGGCGAGCACGTCGACTCCGCGATGCCCTGGCGGTCACCACATCTCACCGGACCGCTCGCGGGCCGGAGCGGCGAGGAGATCGCCGCGATGGTCGCCGCCCTCGACGAGCGGCCGAAAGAACTCCTGGAGACCCTCGCCCGCGGCCCCGCCCTGGGCCGCAGCCGCGACGCCGACCCCGACGCCGACCCGAGCACACCTGTCGCACAACTGATCTCGTCCGGCCTCCTGGCCCGCGTCGACAATCAGACCGTCGAACTCCCACCCATGGTCGGCGCGGTGATCCGCGACGAACCGGCCTGGCGCACCGACGATCTCACTCCCCCACCGCTGCACGAGGCCGGCCTCAAGCCACGTTTCCCGGCCAAGGCGGTCGACGCCGCCGCGGGCGGCGAGGCACTCGAACTCATCCGTCACCTCACCTCGCTGATCAACATCCTCGGCGCCACCCCCGCAACCGTCCTGCGGTCGGGGGCGCTCGGCGTCCGCGAACTCCGACGCCTGTCGAAGCTCTCCGGCATCGAGACGCAGCGCGTCGCGTTCCTGATCGAGCTCGCCGGCTACCTGCGGATCATCGACGCCGGGTTCCCGGAACCGCCGCCGCCCAACGATTCCGGCGAACAATCCTTCGCGCCGACCTCGACCGCGGACACCTGGCTACACCAGCCGCGCGAGCGTCAGTGGTTGTCCCTGGCCGACGCCTGGCTACACATGCCCCGACGCGCCTGGCAGGTCGGCGACCCCGACCGTGACGGAAATGCGATGGCCACTCTGTCCGCCGAGCTCCACGACGCCTACGCACCGATCCAACGGCAACTCATCCTGTCGACGCTGGCCCACGCCGACCCCGCGGTCGCGGTGACACCCGACGCGGTGCTGGCGAACCTGCACTGGCACCGTCCCCGCCAGATCCGCCGCTTCAGCAAGCGGCTCGTCGCCGAAACCCTGCGCGAGGCACGCGAAATCGGATTGGTCGCCCACGATGCGCTGACCACCGTCGGCCGGGCGTACACCGTCGAACCGCCTGCCGATGCCGATCCCGCCGACGCCGATGCGGCGGTCTTGGCCGCGATGCGCGCCGTGCTGCCCGAGCCGGTGGACCACTTCCTCACCCAGGCCGACCTCACCCTCACCGTGCCGGGCCCGATGACGCCGGAACTCGCGGAGCAGGTCGAGCTCGTCGCCGACCTCGAATCCGGTGGCGCGGCGTCGGTCTACCGGATCACGCCGGAGAGCGTGCGACGCGCACTCGACGCCGGGCGGAGCAGCAACGAGCTGCTGTCGATGTTCACCACGCACTCGAGAACACCGGTGCCGCAGTCGCTCTCGTATCTCATCGAGGACGTCGCCCGGAAACACGGGCAGCTCCGCGTCGGCGTGGCGTCTGCGTTCATCCGCTGCGAGGATCCGACGGTCCTGGCCGCGGTGCTGCGCAGTCCGGCCGCCGAGCCACTTGCGCTGCGGGCACTCGCCCCGACCGTGGCGATCTCACCCTCCGAGGTGCGCGAGGTGATCGATCAACTACGCGCCGCGGGTTTCGCTCCCGCAGGTGAGGATTCGACAGGCGCCGTCGTCGACCTCCGCGAACGCGGCAGCCGCGTCACCGTCTCGCGGGCCCGCCGTCAGGCCCAGCCGCGTCGCAGCGCGCCGTCGGAAGATCAGCTCCGCTCGGTGGTCGGCCGCATCCGCTCCACCGACCGCGCCGCCGCGGCCACCCCGGTCCGCACCACCTCGACGTCTACGACGCCCGTCCGCGCCACCGGCAGCGGCGAGTCGGCGACCGCACTCATCCAGCTCGCCCTGCGCGCCAACCGCCGGCTCCGCGTCGGCTACGTCGACGCCCAGGGATCGGCCAGCCGTCACGTAGTGACCCCGAAGGTGCTCGGTGCCGGGCAGCTGGTCGCCGTCGAAGAGGGCTCCGACACCGAGCAGCGGTTCTCGCTGCACCGCCTGACCAGCGTCGAACTCCTCGACGCCTAG
- a CDS encoding oxygenase MpaB family protein codes for MTAVRPLASADVPDTYQHDLVQRMTPPARRRRVKRPADLVTVIGPTLSVANVIMQLANPKVGYGVHESRVPQGNAIKRPVKRARTTGTYLAVALMGSDSDKEYIHNCVGRVHDQVYSTETSPVRYSANDSRLQLWVAVCLLKYFIDQYELIYGPLSDAERQMVLDDAHPLGTALNVPRDKWPATYDALLVYWNSQLAELRIDEPVRQELSSLADLSFLEFRAGVVGTLAHKTLGGFLTYAINAGLPPEFRSMMGWTWTDDDARRYQAMLSALRVVDPVVAPLLRGIFRLNIVDLRVRRRLGLPVF; via the coding sequence ATGACCGCTGTACGCCCCCTCGCCTCCGCCGACGTGCCCGACACCTATCAGCACGACCTCGTCCAGCGCATGACACCGCCGGCACGGCGCCGCCGCGTGAAACGTCCCGCCGACCTCGTCACCGTCATCGGCCCGACGCTGTCGGTCGCGAACGTGATCATGCAGTTGGCGAACCCGAAGGTCGGGTACGGCGTCCACGAAAGCCGCGTTCCACAGGGCAACGCCATCAAGCGTCCGGTCAAGCGGGCCCGCACGACCGGCACCTACCTGGCCGTCGCACTGATGGGAAGCGACTCCGACAAGGAGTACATCCACAACTGCGTCGGCCGCGTCCACGACCAGGTCTACTCGACCGAGACCAGCCCGGTGCGCTACAGCGCCAACGACTCGCGCCTGCAGCTGTGGGTTGCGGTATGCCTGCTCAAGTACTTCATCGACCAGTACGAACTGATCTACGGTCCACTCTCCGACGCGGAACGGCAGATGGTCTTGGACGACGCACATCCGCTCGGCACCGCACTCAACGTCCCTCGGGACAAGTGGCCGGCCACCTACGACGCACTCCTCGTCTACTGGAACAGCCAGCTGGCCGAACTGCGGATCGACGAGCCCGTGCGGCAGGAACTGAGCAGCCTCGCCGACCTCTCGTTCCTCGAGTTCCGCGCCGGTGTCGTCGGCACCCTCGCCCACAAGACCCTCGGCGGATTCCTCACCTACGCCATCAACGCCGGCCTGCCGCCGGAGTTCCGTTCCATGATGGGCTGGACGTGGACCGACGACGACGCCCGCCGCTACCAGGCGATGCTCTCCGCGCTGCGCGTCGTCGACCCGGTGGTGGCGCCCCTGCTGCGCGGCATCTTCCGACTGAACATCGTCGACCTGAGGGTGCGCCGCCGACTCGGCCTCCCCGTGTTCTGA
- a CDS encoding pyridoxal phosphate-dependent aminotransferase yields the protein MSFESRTATRLRPFMTTIFAEMSALAVEHDAINLGQGFPDTDGPESMLEAARRAITDGHNQYPPGIGVPELRHAVARHQQEHYGLDYDPNREVLITVGATEAIAGAVVGLIEPGDEVIMIEPYYDAYAAAAAMAGGVRRVVPLVPDGDGFRLDRERLADAFGPKSAVFMLNTPHNPTGTVLSEDDLAEIARLCIEFDVIVVADEVYEHLVFDGRTHTPIATLPGMKERTLRISSAAKTFNCTGWKVGWISGPPELVAATKTAKQYMSYVGSGPFQPAVAHALDNELGWVRASAAALQNKRDMITAALLDAGFDVHRSEATYFVCADPRPLGVDDGIEFCRSLPERIGVAAVPISVFADDRQPWHHLIRFAFAKRDDVIADAAERLRKL from the coding sequence ATGTCATTCGAGAGCAGGACCGCAACCCGTTTGCGGCCGTTCATGACCACGATCTTCGCCGAGATGTCGGCCCTCGCCGTCGAGCACGACGCCATCAATCTGGGGCAGGGATTCCCCGACACCGACGGCCCGGAGTCGATGCTCGAGGCCGCCCGCCGCGCCATCACCGACGGCCACAACCAGTACCCACCCGGCATCGGTGTCCCCGAGCTGCGGCATGCGGTCGCCCGCCACCAGCAGGAGCACTACGGCCTCGACTACGACCCCAACCGGGAAGTACTCATCACCGTCGGCGCCACCGAGGCGATCGCCGGGGCCGTCGTCGGACTCATCGAGCCCGGCGACGAGGTCATCATGATCGAGCCCTACTACGACGCCTACGCGGCCGCCGCCGCGATGGCCGGAGGTGTACGACGCGTCGTGCCGCTCGTCCCCGACGGCGACGGTTTCCGCCTGGACCGCGAACGCCTCGCCGACGCCTTCGGCCCGAAGAGCGCAGTGTTCATGCTGAACACGCCCCACAACCCGACCGGCACCGTGCTCTCCGAGGACGATCTCGCCGAGATCGCGCGACTCTGTATCGAATTCGACGTGATCGTGGTCGCCGACGAGGTGTACGAACACCTGGTGTTCGACGGCCGCACCCACACCCCGATCGCGACCCTGCCCGGCATGAAGGAGCGCACGCTCCGGATCTCGAGTGCTGCCAAGACATTCAACTGCACCGGCTGGAAGGTCGGCTGGATCAGCGGACCGCCCGAACTGGTCGCCGCGACCAAGACCGCCAAGCAGTACATGTCCTACGTCGGGTCGGGCCCGTTCCAGCCGGCCGTCGCACACGCCCTCGACAACGAGCTCGGTTGGGTCCGGGCTTCGGCCGCCGCGCTGCAGAACAAGCGCGACATGATCACCGCCGCCCTCCTCGACGCGGGTTTTGACGTACACCGCAGCGAGGCAACCTATTTCGTCTGCGCCGACCCCCGCCCCCTCGGCGTCGACGACGGCATCGAGTTCTGCCGGTCGCTGCCGGAACGCATCGGCGTCGCCGCGGTGCCGATCAGCGTGTTCGCCGACGACCGCCAACCCTGGCATCACCTCATCCGCTTCGCCTTTGCCAAACGCGACGACGTCATCGCCGACGCCGCGGAGCGGTTGCGCAAGCTCTGA
- a CDS encoding NCS1 family nucleobase:cation symporter-1: MSTEPPTIQRDEATPMTSTTGVLAGEETRGVTGTVPAGLSPKLYNDDLAPTSRVGRRWKSYNIFTLWANDVHSLGNYAFAIGLFALGLGGWQILTALVLGGVFLFLLLNLSGFMGEKTGVPFPVMSRISFGIRGAQIPALIRGGVAIAWFGIQTYLASVVLRIMLVALFPGAEDLDANRFLGLSTLGWISFVSLWVIQVIIVSYGMEMIRRYEAFAGPVILFTMVALAIWMLSNADWTIAWTTPDSLTGVDMWLKIIGGASLWVAIYGTFVLNFCDFTRNAESRKAIVRGNFWGIPLNMLLFGGIVVVLAGAQFRIDGRVIESPSDIVQTVPNTFLLVLACLALLILTVAVNLMANFVAPIYALSNLFPRYLNFRRAALVTAIIGLVILPWNLYNSPAVINYFLGGLGALLGPLFGIVMADYWLVRRSRIDVPALFSEAPDAAYHYRNGVNLRAIVALVPTAAFALVMAFVPAFEVVSEFSWFIGAGLGAVVYLLVADRRGPFAEVSGEPISVASTH, translated from the coding sequence ATGAGCACTGAACCGCCCACGATCCAGCGTGACGAGGCGACGCCGATGACGTCCACGACCGGCGTTCTCGCCGGCGAGGAGACCCGCGGCGTGACCGGAACCGTCCCGGCCGGATTGAGTCCCAAGCTTTACAACGACGACCTGGCGCCCACGAGTCGCGTCGGCCGTCGGTGGAAGAGCTACAACATCTTCACGCTGTGGGCCAACGACGTACACAGCCTGGGCAACTACGCCTTCGCCATCGGACTCTTCGCGCTCGGGCTGGGCGGCTGGCAGATCCTGACCGCGCTGGTGCTCGGCGGTGTCTTCCTCTTCCTGCTGCTCAACCTGTCCGGCTTCATGGGCGAGAAGACGGGCGTCCCGTTCCCGGTCATGAGCCGCATCTCGTTCGGCATCCGCGGTGCGCAGATCCCCGCCCTCATCCGCGGTGGCGTGGCGATCGCGTGGTTCGGCATCCAGACCTACCTCGCGTCGGTCGTCCTCCGGATCATGCTGGTCGCGCTGTTCCCCGGCGCGGAGGACCTGGACGCCAACCGATTCCTCGGCCTCTCGACCCTCGGCTGGATCTCCTTTGTCTCGCTGTGGGTCATCCAGGTGATCATCGTCAGCTACGGCATGGAGATGATCCGCCGCTACGAGGCCTTCGCCGGCCCGGTCATCCTGTTCACCATGGTGGCGCTCGCGATCTGGATGCTCAGCAACGCCGACTGGACCATCGCGTGGACCACCCCCGACTCGCTGACCGGCGTCGACATGTGGCTGAAGATCATCGGCGGTGCGAGCCTCTGGGTCGCCATCTACGGCACCTTCGTCCTGAACTTCTGCGACTTCACCCGCAACGCGGAATCGCGAAAAGCCATCGTGCGCGGCAACTTCTGGGGCATCCCGCTCAACATGCTGCTCTTCGGCGGCATCGTGGTCGTGCTGGCCGGTGCGCAGTTCCGGATCGACGGCCGGGTCATCGAGTCGCCGTCGGACATCGTCCAGACCGTGCCCAATACCTTCCTGTTGGTGCTGGCCTGCCTGGCACTGCTGATTCTCACGGTCGCGGTGAACCTGATGGCCAACTTCGTCGCACCGATCTACGCGCTGTCCAACCTGTTCCCGCGCTACCTGAACTTCCGCCGCGCGGCCCTCGTGACCGCGATCATCGGCCTGGTCATCCTGCCGTGGAACCTGTACAACTCGCCTGCGGTGATCAACTACTTCCTCGGTGGGCTGGGTGCGCTGCTCGGACCGCTGTTCGGCATCGTCATGGCCGACTACTGGCTGGTCCGCCGTTCGCGGATCGATGTGCCCGCGTTGTTCTCCGAGGCACCCGACGCCGCCTACCATTACCGCAACGGCGTGAACCTGCGGGCCATCGTCGCACTGGTCCCGACGGCGGCCTTCGCCCTGGTGATGGCCTTCGTCCCGGCCTTCGAAGTGGTCTCGGAGTTCTCCTGGTTCATCGGTGCCGGTCTCGGTGCGGTGGTCTACCTGCTGGTGGCCGACCGTCGCGGACCGTTCGCCGAGGTGTCGGGCGAGCCGATCTCCGTCGCCAGCACCCACTGA
- a CDS encoding DNA repair helicase XPB, producing the protein MTDGPLIVQSDKTLLLEVDHPDAQAARQAIAPFAELERAPEHVHTYRVTPLALWNARAAGHDAEQVVDALVTYSRYAVPQPLLMDVVDTMGRFGRLQLVKHPAHGLTLVSLDRAVLLEVMRHKKVAPMLGAQIDDDTVIVHPSERGRLKQVLLKVGWPAEDLAGYVDGEAHPIDLDQGDWHLRDYQEMAADSFWAGGSGVVVLPCGAGKTMVGAAAMAKAGATTLILVTNTVAGRQWKRELIARTTLTEEEIGEYSGERKEIRPVTIATYQVMTRKSKGEYRNLDLFDSRDWGLIIYDEVHLLPAPVFRMTADLQSRRRLGLTATLVREDGREGDVFSLIGPKRYDAPWKDIEAQGWIAPAECIEVRVTLTDEERLQYAVAEPEEKYKLCSTAHTKVNVVKAILNKHQGQQTLVIGAYIDQLEELGRELDCPVIQGSTKNKEREILFDRFRSGELQTLVVSKVANFSIDLPEASVAVQVSGTFGSRQEEAQRLGRLLRPKHDGGQAHFYSVVSRDTLDADYAAHRQRFLAEQGYAYRITDADDLLGPTIGDPTSAD; encoded by the coding sequence GTGACCGATGGACCCCTGATCGTGCAATCCGACAAGACCCTGCTGCTCGAGGTCGACCACCCCGACGCGCAGGCGGCTCGTCAGGCGATCGCACCTTTCGCCGAACTCGAACGTGCCCCCGAGCACGTCCACACCTACCGGGTCACCCCGCTCGCGCTGTGGAACGCCCGCGCCGCCGGTCACGACGCCGAACAGGTCGTCGACGCGCTGGTCACCTACTCGCGCTACGCCGTCCCCCAGCCGCTGCTGATGGACGTCGTCGACACGATGGGCCGCTTCGGCCGGCTGCAGCTGGTCAAGCATCCCGCACACGGACTGACCCTCGTCAGCCTCGACCGTGCCGTGCTGCTCGAGGTCATGCGGCACAAGAAGGTCGCCCCGATGCTCGGTGCACAGATCGACGACGACACCGTCATCGTGCATCCGTCCGAGCGCGGTCGCCTCAAGCAGGTGCTGCTGAAGGTCGGCTGGCCGGCCGAGGACCTCGCCGGGTACGTCGACGGCGAGGCGCACCCCATCGACCTGGACCAGGGCGACTGGCACCTGCGCGACTACCAGGAGATGGCGGCCGACTCGTTCTGGGCGGGCGGTTCCGGCGTCGTCGTGCTGCCGTGTGGTGCGGGCAAGACGATGGTCGGCGCGGCCGCGATGGCCAAGGCCGGTGCCACCACCCTGATCTTGGTCACCAACACCGTCGCCGGCCGGCAGTGGAAGCGCGAGCTCATCGCGCGCACCACGCTGACCGAGGAGGAGATCGGCGAGTACTCCGGCGAACGCAAGGAGATCCGCCCGGTCACCATCGCGACCTATCAGGTCATGACGCGAAAGTCGAAGGGCGAGTACCGGAATCTCGATCTCTTCGACTCCCGCGACTGGGGCCTGATCATCTACGACGAGGTGCACCTGCTGCCCGCACCGGTCTTCCGGATGACCGCCGATCTACAGTCACGACGACGCCTCGGCCTCACCGCGACGCTCGTCCGCGAGGACGGCCGCGAGGGTGACGTCTTCTCGCTCATCGGCCCCAAGCGGTACGACGCCCCGTGGAAGGACATCGAGGCACAGGGTTGGATCGCACCGGCCGAGTGCATCGAGGTCCGTGTGACCCTCACCGACGAGGAGCGCCTGCAGTACGCGGTCGCCGAGCCGGAGGAGAAGTACAAGCTCTGCTCCACCGCGCACACCAAGGTCAACGTGGTGAAGGCGATCCTGAACAAGCACCAGGGTCAGCAGACGCTGGTCATCGGCGCCTACATCGACCAGCTCGAGGAGCTCGGCCGCGAACTCGACTGCCCGGTCATCCAGGGGTCGACGAAGAACAAGGAGCGCGAGATCCTGTTCGACCGCTTCCGGTCCGGCGAGCTGCAGACCCTCGTCGTGTCGAAGGTCGCCAACTTCTCCATCGACCTTCCGGAGGCATCCGTCGCCGTCCAGGTGTCGGGCACCTTCGGTTCGCGCCAGGAGGAGGCCCAGCGCCTCGGTCGCCTGCTGCGGCCGAAACATGATGGCGGTCAGGCCCATTTCTACTCGGTCGTCTCGCGCGACACCCTCGACGCCGACTACGCCGCCCACCGGCAGCGGTTCCTCGCCGAGCAGGGTTACGCCTACCGCATCACCGACGCCGACGACCTCCTGGGCCCGACCATCGGGGACCCCACCTCGGCGGACTGA
- a CDS encoding serine/threonine-protein kinase has translation MPRNPGEHFAGYTIIRLIGRGGMGEIYLARHPHLPRNEALKVLPAELSRDPMYRQRFVKEAEHASSVVHPSIVTIFNSGEYDGHLWIAMEFIDGIDALELLRKTPQGLDPQTVIAVVRSVGAALDRAHATGLLHRDVKPANILLQGLDGSEPRVLLADFGIAKSEQDVSHLTSTNVFLGTVAYAAPEQLLGDPVDARADQYALAATVFELLTGRPPFQGASTASIIAHHLQSMPPRLSSLRPGISPAADAVFSRALAKEPDRRYPSCREFGVELERALTAPQPAPRGAPYHQPAANPPPRPSQPPQSPHGGRPSYAASSPGSPGYPLGQPPPGTYPGGYQGYPSQPGHPTPSSEKKGSGVLVALGAVALVLVLAIVAGVVYVATKVSSTPDASGTSTTASAPAATTPSRGPAARTTDSTPLSVTGPDDVQVGECVNIAMQAGSSTTVLASKVDCESSGLNFYTASIIPTATACVSEQNSTLTFPNSSRKLCLTPNFYEGLCYLIPKEDGSLADYREVPCTSAPALRTVLAQVTRRGASTVTCAAGEARWTFLQPESIGYCLMEV, from the coding sequence ATGCCGCGGAATCCCGGCGAACACTTCGCCGGCTACACGATCATCCGACTCATCGGCCGCGGCGGAATGGGCGAGATCTACCTGGCCCGGCACCCGCATCTGCCGCGCAACGAGGCACTGAAGGTCCTGCCCGCGGAACTCAGCCGCGACCCGATGTACCGGCAGCGGTTCGTCAAAGAGGCCGAACACGCCTCGAGCGTCGTGCACCCGTCGATCGTCACGATTTTCAACTCCGGCGAGTACGACGGCCATCTGTGGATCGCAATGGAGTTCATCGACGGCATCGACGCACTCGAACTGCTGCGGAAGACGCCGCAGGGCCTCGACCCCCAGACGGTCATCGCCGTCGTCCGATCCGTCGGCGCCGCCCTCGACCGTGCCCACGCCACCGGCCTTTTGCACCGTGACGTCAAACCCGCCAACATCCTGCTCCAGGGCCTCGACGGTTCGGAACCGCGAGTGTTGCTCGCGGACTTCGGGATCGCGAAGTCCGAACAGGACGTCAGCCACCTGACGTCGACCAACGTCTTTCTCGGCACCGTGGCGTACGCGGCGCCGGAGCAGCTACTGGGAGATCCGGTCGACGCCCGCGCCGATCAATACGCGCTGGCCGCCACTGTTTTCGAACTCCTCACCGGACGGCCCCCGTTCCAGGGCGCGAGCACGGCGTCGATCATCGCCCACCATCTGCAGTCGATGCCGCCGCGACTGTCGAGCCTGCGTCCCGGGATCTCACCCGCCGCCGACGCGGTGTTCAGCCGCGCACTCGCCAAAGAGCCCGATCGTCGCTACCCGTCGTGCCGCGAGTTCGGTGTCGAGCTCGAACGTGCACTGACCGCGCCCCAACCGGCGCCGCGGGGTGCCCCCTATCACCAGCCGGCAGCCAACCCACCGCCGCGACCGTCGCAACCCCCGCAGTCGCCGCATGGGGGCCGGCCGTCGTATGCGGCCTCTTCGCCCGGGTCACCGGGCTATCCGCTCGGACAACCCCCGCCGGGGACGTATCCCGGCGGCTACCAGGGATATCCGTCGCAACCCGGCCACCCGACGCCGTCGTCCGAGAAGAAGGGCTCGGGGGTTCTGGTCGCGCTCGGTGCGGTGGCGCTGGTCCTCGTGCTCGCGATCGTGGCCGGCGTCGTCTACGTGGCGACCAAGGTGTCGTCGACGCCCGACGCTTCGGGGACGTCGACCACCGCGTCGGCGCCGGCGGCGACCACCCCGAGTCGGGGTCCCGCGGCGCGAACGACCGATTCGACGCCACTGTCGGTGACGGGTCCCGACGACGTGCAGGTCGGCGAGTGCGTCAACATCGCCATGCAGGCCGGGTCGTCGACGACGGTGCTGGCGTCGAAGGTGGACTGCGAATCGTCAGGCCTGAACTTCTACACCGCGTCGATCATCCCCACTGCGACTGCCTGTGTCAGCGAACAGAATTCGACGCTGACCTTCCCGAACAGCTCCCGGAAGCTGTGCCTCACCCCGAACTTCTACGAGGGACTCTGCTACCTGATCCCGAAGGAGGACGGGTCGCTGGCCGACTACCGCGAGGTCCCGTGCACGAGTGCACCCGCGTTGCGGACGGTGCTCGCGCAGGTGACCAGGCGAGGCGCGTCGACCGTCACCTGCGCTGCCGGCGAGGCCCGCTGGACGTTCCTCCAGCCCGAGTCGATCGGGTACTGCCTGATGGAGGTGTGA